One Deinococcus sp. LM3 DNA segment encodes these proteins:
- a CDS encoding iron ABC transporter permease, producing MKLRPAALLPLAALTLLLSVLLSLALGATDIPLPDAARLLLRPDDSTDSLVIHTLRLPRTLVAALAGAALGVSGLLLQGVTRNPLADPGILGVEAGGALAILIMVVFFPAAPAALFVPAAFLGGLLAAAAAYGAARTAGVTPLRLALAGVAVASLAAAATRAVQILFEERAQGALFALSGSLAGRTWEQLAQIAPWLAGGLLLSLLAAPRVNVLTLGEDVARSLGARTERDRVIVTGLGVLLAAGSVSVSGPIGFVGLIVPHAARALIGPDHRLSLPLAALLGAGFLTLADTAARLIDRPAETPVGILVAAVGAPFFVLIARRAGRRD from the coding sequence GTGAAGCTCCGGCCCGCCGCGCTGCTGCCCCTGGCCGCGCTGACGCTGCTGCTGAGTGTCCTGCTGTCCCTGGCACTCGGCGCGACCGACATTCCCCTGCCAGACGCCGCCCGGCTGCTGCTGCGCCCGGATGACAGCACGGACAGCCTCGTCATTCACACGCTGCGGCTGCCGCGCACGCTGGTCGCCGCGCTGGCCGGGGCGGCGCTGGGCGTCTCGGGCCTGCTGCTCCAGGGCGTGACCCGCAACCCGCTGGCCGACCCCGGCATCCTGGGCGTGGAGGCGGGCGGCGCGCTCGCCATCCTGATCATGGTCGTGTTCTTCCCGGCCGCGCCCGCCGCGCTGTTCGTCCCGGCGGCCTTCCTGGGCGGCCTGCTGGCCGCCGCCGCCGCGTACGGCGCGGCCCGCACGGCCGGCGTGACCCCGCTGCGGCTGGCGCTGGCGGGCGTGGCGGTCGCGTCCCTGGCGGCCGCCGCCACCCGCGCCGTGCAGATCCTGTTCGAGGAACGCGCCCAGGGCGCGCTGTTCGCGCTGTCCGGCTCGCTGGCCGGGCGCACCTGGGAGCAGCTCGCCCAGATCGCGCCGTGGCTGGCCGGGGGGCTGCTGCTGTCGCTGCTGGCCGCGCCGCGCGTGAACGTCCTGACCCTCGGCGAGGACGTCGCCCGCAGCCTCGGCGCGCGCACGGAACGCGACCGCGTGATCGTCACGGGCCTGGGCGTGCTGCTCGCGGCCGGGTCGGTCAGCGTGTCCGGCCCCATCGGCTTCGTCGGGCTGATCGTTCCGCACGCCGCGCGCGCCCTGATCGGCCCCGACCACCGCCTGAGCCTGCCGCTCGCGGCGCTGCTGGGCGCCGGGTTCCTGACCCTGGCCGACACCGCCGCCCGCCTGATCGACCGGCCCGCCGAGACCCCGGTCGGGATTCTGGTCGCGGCGGTCGGCGCGCCGTTCTTCGTGCTGATCGCCCGCCGCGCCGGACGACGCGACTGA